Sequence from the Acropora muricata isolate sample 2 chromosome 10, ASM3666990v1, whole genome shotgun sequence genome:
GTAATAACTATTTAAATCTATAAACGAAAAgagtttttcttaaaaaaatcctAGGACAAGACTTGTACAAATTGAAGACTAAAGAACAACTACAGCGCCTATCTACTTTTGCAAACTTCACGGTTATTCAAACCGCGCAGCAATGATTTGAAATTCTCTGACTAATCGAGCAAATGGTTGAATTCATCCAAGCGATCTCGAAATCGTTTAAATTCGCTGTCGCCCCAGGCCTCCCACACAACTAACTGATAGCGTTCTGTGCATCTTTCTTCGTTATTCAAACTCCCACGAGTGGGCTCCAGTCGACGAAGACACACAACTTTGTTGGAACCGCTGTTCACAAGCTCATCTACTTGTCCATTTTCATAGCCAAGGAGATTATCGGCGACAAGTTGTGCAAAAACATGACCGTGTGATACGTCGTTACCGGTCGAATTCACATTGACTGTGAGCACATCACCGACGCCGCGCCCCACCCATAAGGCACCATTAACTATCAGAAGAGATGTGACGCGGTTTATGGATCCCGCGAGGATTTTCAGACGTGGTCTTCGTGCCCAGGGTTTGTTAGTATCTGTTGATGATTCGTTTTCGTTCATTTTTCGTCGCTGCGACTTTCTTCGCTGTGAACCCATAAGAGAGGGCACGCGGTATGAAGAATTGAAACGCACCTGTAAGGTTTGCATTGACAGGCACTGCTGAGTGGTTGCGTTTTCAGGCTGGGCGGTTTTCTTCCTTCCTTCGATGAAGGCTTGGCGTGATTCATCGCGGTCCACGAGTTCAAAGTCGGCTTCCTTTTGGTTCAGGTCTTTGTCAGCTTCATGGCTTGAGGATCTGTTGTCAATTGTGGTCACAGAGCTATTTTCAGTCGAAGTTTGTTCAGTGTTTGCTTCTGTCATCAACACGCCGTCAGAGGATTTACTCTCAGCAGCTACTTCGTCAATGTTACACTCTTTGATTTCCCGCGTCAAACGTGCTGGCGAATCTTCAATTGGAGTTTCTTCATTTGATGTCATCTCCTTCATCAAGTTCTTAGATAATTCTTGAGTGTTGTTTGCAGAGACATTGACTTCTGTTTCAATGACGATTTCAGGCATCTCTGCGGTGACAGCGCGGTCATCTTGCGCATTTTCCACTTGAGATGAATCAGAACTTCTGCTAATATTTGCGCTTGAAGCAGTGTAGGCACCGACACTTGAAGAAACACCGCTATCAATGGAAGCAGCTGAAAAGGTCTCGCTCGAAAAGGATTGGAAACGGCTACGCGAATTATTTTGCGGTCTCTTCTCGTCGTCGACAACTTTGGCTTCCGAGTCTCCGAGGATGAGAGGATCCGAGACACAGCTTTCTGAACTCTTCAAAACTTTTTCGGCATGTTCGTCAGTTACATGGGAACCCTCAACGCTTGGCCAATCTGACTTTCGGTTATCTTCAGCTCTTAAATTAGTCATGGCTTCTTTGAACATGGCTTCTGAATAAGACGGTTGGTCAAGATTTTCTAGTGGGTCTGATTCACGCCTCCTCCGCATACGCTCCATGCTTGATTCTTTACTAGCAAAGCGACGTTGCTCTTGAATTTCTACGCAAAGAACGTTACCAACTGGACTATCAACATCACATTCAAACATATGAGTAAGCTGACGATTGCTTACGTCCCACTGTAATATCTTGGATGACCGTCTGTCAGCACTCCACACGCGCAAGCCATCCGTGACCATTATTCGCACGTGTGTTCTCCGAGTTTGATAGACAGCAATCTCGTCCAGAATGATCAAGGTGTTGGTATCCACGATAACAATCTTGTTTCCACACCCTACCCACAGTTCCTTGTTGCTGCGGACTAGGATCATGCTCTTCGCAGGCATGCCACTTTGTGCGAGATTCACGACCTAgaaagtaaaggaaaaaatgtTAAACGATACCTTAATTTGCTAGCGGGATGAAACTCTTTTTGCGGAGTATCTTAATCACATTTGTACTTGACTGCAGCtgtaaaaactaaaactaaaaacaaatATATTGAATTGTACATCACAATAGCtattattacagttgagcccgcaggcAAAGcctcttttgtttacagctgtaTACAGGCGAGGATTATGGGTCAGTACAATATAAAATGACCCAATAACCTTTTGAGCAcaaaaaccgctgataactgtattAACAGCTATTAAGTTAATTGAAGCCACGGTAACACATCATCGCGGCGGAGTCGAGTACTATACTACACGTGTGAATCGCCCACGAGAATAAGCAAAATAAGCGATTTAAAATGATTAATGGACCTGTATGTTGGACCATTTGCTAATCTCTCCAGTGGTAACGCATTCATCTTCTTCCTCGGCTAACAGCGTGACGTCAGAGTGTGAGTATGTTTGTTCGCTGGCATTCCTTGAAGCAAAAACCACCAGGGTACCATTGGCAAGGGAAGCGTACACAGTCTTAGCTTTTGTGCCGCCCTAGAGAACAGAGAGAAAGGAACTTTTCAAAActtgacacacacacacaatcTCACTTTTAACAGTATGGCTTTGTAGCACTGCTCAGACGTTGGCAGACACATTAATCGGGCGTTGGCTTCCCAAATTTGACAAGCTCTGACACTTAATTTTAACGTGAACTCTTCCCTCATTTTTCGTAGTCAGACGGATTCCCTCTGTCAGTTACTTTTCCTGAAAGCAACTGACTGAGAGGGCTATTTGCTTTACAAACTCTTTCCAGTCACTTTGTGGTCTGGTTTTCTggccaaaaacaaacaaacaaaagatagaaacaaaaacaatgcgaCACACTTACAAGGCTTTTATCAGAGTAAACTACCTCAGATGTCGAATCAACATTCAGATATTCCGTCAGTAATGCCAGCACAGGGGCCTTGGTGATGTAGGACCACAGGGTCGAGGGCGCACGCCAAGATCTGCGACCGAACACCTCTACTGTGCACCCCTTCGAAGGCAAATAAGACACAAAGGTATGGATGAAAAACCAATCGCCCATCTCCAATACTTGCTTACACTAGAAATTACGTCTTTTCTAGACAGCTATTCCTGGAAATTACAACTTAACTGCTGTAAAAGAGAACGCATATTTCAATAAAGGTCTgaaattgcttttgttgttcatttaagttactattgAATTGGAGACAAAGAGCCTATCTTCCCGGCGATCAAGATCAACTACTGCTTTACCTCTGTGCCCAGCCATGTCCGATTCTCAACTCTTGTCATACATAGTACCCTGTGTCCTTGACATTCCTGTTCGTGTGCATAAAACACTCCAGTGTCGGCGTTCACCATACTGTACCCTCGTTTCTCTCGCTCACGACTCCACAGCAAAACAAAGTTGGACGAATCTTCAGGCAACTTTCCGCTGCCCTCGCTGCTCATAGACATTGTAGGGTTTCCTAGCAATTGGGCACACAGTAAGTAAAGCTCTGGTGTGTTGACCGGTGGCAACAAATAGAAAAGCAGGAACGTAAGTGACAAAAGAAGTTAATGGAATGAAGAACGTTGTGTAGGATCAtccttttaaagaaaaaaagttaaaactcGCGTAAATAAAAACCTATAGATTTTTGGAAGCCAGCCTTAAGCAAGCTAAGCTTAGGTTCATAAACAGGTCCCGattatggaaagaaaaatattggtTGTAACCGCTGGCAGTGAACAACTAATTTGTATGCAAATCTATTTGCCATAAGCTAAGGACATTCAGACACTCTTCAATGAATCCAAACTCGACGAATTTTAACAATACAAAAGAAATTCTTCGCGTATTGAAATGGAATCAAGTCCTCTCAACGTACCTGTAGTCGCTAGTACGTTTATTGTGGTAACTTTTTCCAATAATCCTTCGTTGGATTCAGGTACAAGGCGACACTGACAGAGAAAGGCGGGTTCCTCCATCTTCCGCACAATTTCTTCTGCGCAAGGTCGCTTCTCGGGTAACTGATTCCAACATGATCTGCATTTGAAAGTAGACAAAACACGAACACGTAACAGTTTAAAGACTCGTTCCAATTGCTTCTCGTTCAAACCTGAGCAAATTTGTGCTTGAACGATTGAGCTATCCAATCTCTGAAGAACTGGAGCTTGACGTTTTAGGGTTACAAGGATCGcatttcccaatacggaccacGTGATATTCGaaaaagtattttctttttgtctttttatgaTTTAGGCATACATAACCTATGCACGTACATAACACGAAGTTTCCAAGGAACTGTTCTCTAGGGTACCCTACGTGGTCTacattgaaaaataaacatgCACGAGAAAACGGAGCCATTCAATTTCTTTCCaagccaaaaaacaaaaaaaaaaaacaaaacaaaacaaaaaaaaaaacacacacacacaccaaTTCCTTTCTCTTATAATCCTCACAATTACCATACAGTTTAAGAGACAAAGAAAGCTGAGAATCAAATCACTACAGGATGAAGTTTCTACAACTATGATAACAATGAAACGAAAAAGGAAATAACTAGGAATAAATGGAAAATCGACTCACCTCATTAAACCTTCCAGCCGCGGCAGCTGTGTGTCGATTTCCGAAGAATCAAGCGTGGGTCGAACTCCGCGTCGTATCGCCTTCTTGATATCCATAACGTTGCGATATTCACGAAAAGGACGACAACCAGAGAGGAGCTCATAAACAAAGATCGCAAAGGAGAAAATATCAACCTGCAGAAAAGGAATAAACATTACTCAAGCAAGTAACAGCTGCAAATAATTGGCATATCTGACGATGTATCCGTGAAATGAGTTGAAACGTAATTCGGGCGAAAAGGACAAGAAGGCAGCGGCCGTGTACTGAGAACTGTTGAAACTCTTCACAGGGTTGTGTAAATAGGCGATAAATTTTTTAATATAACCGCGTGGAAATATTTTTTCATCTGATCCCTCTTACCGACTAGACGTTCAGCTTCAACGAAAGTAGTTACTGACCTTTTCGTCATATCCAACTCCGGTCCGAATCTCTGGTGCTTGGTACCCGGGTGTTCCTTCCTCTCCAGCGACCCCCTGGGGGGTAGCAAAACACGAGATACCGTAGTCCGAAATTTTGACGTTTAGTAGACTGTTCTCATCCAATGACCACACTAAGACGTTGTCAGGTTTGAGATCCCGGTAAATGATATCGCAGTCATGCAGATACCAAATTGCGCTAGCAACCTTGAAGAAGACATAATTATTCTAATTATCACGTTCGAGCTGCTTTAATCAAAGCAATCAAAAGCAACGAAAACGGTCCACACCTCTGTATGGCTTTTGTCCTTAGGCATACCATACAATTTCGGTCCAGCGAAACTGGTTAACAAATCTCGAACCTCTTTTTAGTTTACATGGCCAAACTTTACATTTAAAATCTCGAGTAACACAACATCCGTCCCGCAATGGAAAACTCTTTCAATCAATATGTAGAAAGACACTGCTCAATGCCATGGCCCGTAGTTAGAAAGAAATGGATTTATGCACAGATTGTGTGCCTAATTTAACACGAACGAGCGAGCCACGGGCGAGCGACTGTTTGGATACAAATAACGAGTTAATTTAACcgcacaaaaattttaatttgcataCTTGCCTGAAAAGCAATCTTGTAAGACACCTGACGGCCTAAAATGGATGCTCTGTTACCAGAAAAATTGCTATATTGGTTTGCTCGCTCCTCACGTTTGGCGGAAAGTTCATCAATGACAGATGCCAAGCTGCCAAGTGGAGCCAGTTCCAATACAAAACACAAGGGGTGCAGAGAAACGCCCAGAAGACAGACTACACAGGGATGGCGGAGGCGGCACAGGACGGCAACCTCAGGAAAAACGCAAATAAAAGTTCAAGTATAACCCCACGAGTACAAACTGTGCCTTGCCAGAGTTTACACTACATTTCTTGAGAGGTTCACACATAAAGCAAATCGGCGCTAGGAATTATGCACTACACTTATACTGTGGAGTCGAGACAAAATCGACCACCCTGCACAGTCaacttgaattaaaaaaaattgaacaaagatgaaaacaattttttcttaCCTCTTGCCGTAAATCCCAGAATGCTTTGACAACTTTAGTTTTTTCTAGTTCTTCCTCCATGTCATCCTCAAAGGCTGCTGAGTGCGCATCTGATCTACGGATGGACGAGCCTTCGCTATAATGCTTCCTACGCATTCCCAAACGTCCTAATGTTTTCGATTTTGCTTCTCCAAATCCACTGTCAAAATTAAACCTGAGATAAAGTGAAAAGAGAATAATGGAATGAGTAAAAACTATAACAAACCAGCGTCACAGACAGACAAATTCGCGATACACAGCTGCTGAGGTTCGACTGCGTAGAGTCTAAGGAAGAATTTGTCAGGACTGGCCGCCCGGATCAGACAGTTCAAAAATGGAGGGCGTCGATTTTGCCGAAATAAGAGAGCTGCCAAAATCCAAACTAGTCGTTCTTCCAGGGCAGGCCCAGTTTTTCCACAAGTAGTTCTTTGTTGGGCATGTATACATATGCaacggtatcgcagaggtcagggttcgctTCCCGTTCAGGCTCTTGCGAGGCGCTCATGATTGCGAAGATAATTAACACTTAAATTACTTTCCCATCTAATTAGCTGTTCTAAACTCAACTAGGTTTGGAGAACGAACGACTGATTTCCGAAAAATGACCATTGTATTGAATCTTCCTACTAAACTATTCATCATGACAGTTTATTTACCTTGCGATTTTTGTGGAGTGGAAAGTCTTCACAGCCACAGCTTCGTTTCTATACATCCCAAAATACACTTCACCCGAGCCTCCTCCGCCGATCCTTTGGGATTCCTGCACTTCGAACTTGAACTGACTTTCATCCAAGAGAAAATGACGCGGCAAATCGGCCATTAGCAGGTCCGGGATTAGATAGCGGAATGACACAACTTTATCAGGGTGGTAGGGACAGTTCATTGTCGAATAATCCAAAGCGACTGCAGCGCATGTCGAGAGTGTGAAGTTAAAAGGTCTCGGCGGGTGCATCGGGTGAAAAGTTGCGGGAAACTCCATGGAAACAGAACGCTTCATGGAAGGACGGTGCGATAGAATCAAATCACTACAGACTGGGCAGGGGATTAGGCGCCGAACCAATGGTATACCGTACATATCTGTCTCCTCCAGACCTTGGTTTGTTGATAAAGATAATATTAAGCAACAATTGAGAGATTTCTCTCGCGGGATTGCCTTCTTTTCATCATCAATAATAGGACAGTCACACAATTTTGGTGCATGCGTGCGAGATGGCTAAATTTTTAACCAGGGAGGTTTCGATATGCTGTCAGTAGCCAATGAGCGTGCGGGAATTATAAATGAGGACAATTTGCGTCAGTTTGAATAACATTTCATACCTCATTATGTTTGACTACAGATTTTagggttttcttttttaacggGTTTATTTTCGGGTTTTCCTTATATCGAAGAAATGAACCTCTTCTTTTACTGTTTTGTTATTGTGGATCTACGAGCACCGCCATTTTGTTAAAACTTTAAGCAAGAGAGCGAGCAGCCACGCATATAGCATTTGCTTTTGCAGCCATAAATCATACAcattttcaataaataataaaacaatgcGTGTGGGATGCCTGTGTGGTTACCATGGTTCCTTATTTCTAGATTTCCTGATTCAAAAGAGTGCATCTCAAAAGCCTTATTTTGCAATGAAACACGTGAGAAAGGTTTAAAGCAACTACGAAATTGAAGTCTTTGATATTCACCTGGATACCATTCAGTGATTAATGCATCAATCTGGTCGACGATGAATCCAACAGCAGCAAAGTCACAATGTTCTGACCACACAGTGACAGCAATACCACTGATTTCTTGAAAAATGGTCTTTTGATTAATGGGAATCttagataaaaacaaaattcacgATTTCATACACTTTAGAAGGGTAGTTACATGCTACTAAAGACTTTCCACTAACGGCTAACCAAACGTGCTAGGCTGAACGAGGAACAACAACTCAAGTTATTGACCTTTGAAGAGGTTACTGCCTACTTGGGCCAAAACTAGGAACACTTTAGCCTCGTATTGCccagaaaaccaaaaaaaacaacaaacaaacgaacaaaaatACAAACAGCAACaaccacacaaaaaaaaacaaacgaaaataCATAAATTTTCCTACATTCTAAACAACGGTGCAGGAGCAATGAGTACTTTACCAGTTCCTGGTAGGATTCTACTTGGAAGTGGCCTCCTTCATAAACAACCCCAATCCCCTCGCGCCAGTAAACCAAGGAGTAACTCTCTTCTTTGATATGTTCAATTGCTCGCCATCTTTGTACAGAGACTATAAGCCGGGTTATGAGTCGACTCCAGAAGCCGCTTGGTATGTATGCCATCTGATAGTTCCGTCGAACTGTGGTAACACCTCCGTCGTCTTCAGGGTAAGTAGCGCTGGCGTTGGTCCGTGAACttgactgttttgaaaagaaacaataataaaatgaaagaaaaaatgggAAACCAGGCAAAAACCGAAGATTCGAATTAAGGTCATCGATATCCAGAAACATCCATACTCGGATATTCACTCAAACCCATACAAGTCCGGCCAATTGCCAAGCATTGAGTCACTGTAATTGTGCGTGGAAATATGTATCAGTTCTTTCattatatttttaaattgacCCAAGTATTTCTAGGTGTAAACTGGCTACGCACAACAACAAAGTTAAAGACTGCACTTGGATATTTGGGGGTGACAACAATCATTACCCTCAACTATATATCTATTTTATATGTCTATGAAGCAAAAATGTGCTTTTGGAATAGCTATAAAATGTTCCTCTTGAAATGCATCTCGCCAAAGCTTTTGCCCAAGATAGtcaaaattgacaattttaatgGAGCCTAAGGCCAGACTTTTTTACCTAGGGGAGGGAGTGGAGGGACTTTAACTTCAACGTTAATTATCTGTTTATTAGGAAACAATATGACTGAGGCTTAGGAGAAGGCAAAGAGGACACTTTGGACATGTTACAGAAACGTGAATTCATCTCACTTCCCACATTTCCGCTGACGTGTCCAGTACAGATTAATATAGTGATTTACTGAGGCCGCTTTGGAGTCATAAGGTGTCATACAGCGTTCCTTCAGCctatttttatttaataatattgGGTTTGGTTACTTATACATTgtcagagagagagagagagacccttTGTATCAACTACATCATATGTCTAAAGCCTAAGAGCTTTATGTAGTAATGTTTAGTTAGGGTTCTGTTGGTAATTTGTGTCAGGGAAACATTTATTGGACAACTTTCGATTTCCTACAAATCCTTCCAGTGTGTATGAAGAAGATGCCGATGGGAAGAGGGCTGGATGTAAACACGACTTTAGATGGTCAAATGAACTGCATGTTAAATTCCCTGGGCTTCTGAGCAGGAAATAATTTTCGCTATGGCTTCGTCTACTTCTATACAA
This genomic interval carries:
- the LOC136888257 gene encoding leucine-rich repeat serine/threonine-protein kinase 1-like isoform X4, yielding MIAGDGCSHPDSNSIAKQLSEACSTGDLDSLLQVIYYNRDIAQELLCEEQSDEEDSPPHNTRSFLFMACENGHLEVVRQIVEFGADVNYASYNELTPLCAACMNKHTSVAKYLISKGALVHDPALGPSSPIVLACSSGSHEIIELLLSEQPLLLQTHGQLLLYEASKRGHVQAVKLLIKKGVDVNPCPFSGCRTDAQGRILGTPLEGACVGQQTNVVNYLIENGAEVTVYIVDKYWEVIGESLMRYTKETQSKRKVHFSYEADPSVTMFSAAWNKKNLFALHKAWFVNLSARLVRVDLSGNYLEELPEELLNTLPFLEVLDVSNNKLQYLPEVTSTFTRLQKLCALDNEIVFIPSSLLQIPSLRKLHLASNKITSLCGDPNEIDDVTSTSDSESWSCTALNVLNLSHNKLKRLPRGIQGCASLTKLYLDHNSLKEFPMPWKSPLQILDLSHNSFTHFSCNVELVWASSLKRLNLSNNKLTSISWSVCQLSCLQDLDVSHNALKCLPKPEFWTSSTMHKLNLSYNKLTAKRLVDPQGESPKRFSFFKPSGQEEAQDVKTDCEFPISLFSPTLETLLLNDNNLLMVPLSLCGLMSLVELDLSNNPEMKTLPSELGNLRECWQLRLNKLNLQLLPKHVRPGENGVRSRDTMAYLRATLRKSVPYYCMKLMIVGLQGRGKTTLLAALRGHKLPLNLSTVGIVIDEWQAQASSSSRFTLPRFLNQNESPIITFSTWDLAGQNVYYAAHQMFLSPNTLYLAVWNVAHGEEGVETLRKWLLNIQARAPFSDVLIVGTHLDLLPKSNRQSRVDALKLSIAQKYLDNQGFPKIVGNIMVSPVTGENIPELKELIYSKALKVKDNGETVIGRRVPKSYIDLQQAIIQEAVRRRSTDEPPILLEDEILQLAKSSPQNDILDTEELKLATRFLHENGIVLHYNDQLRGLNHLYFIDPCWVCDLIATLITVRERNPFIIDGVMKTKDFELVLRDPKFPNEFIPQYLQLMERFEIALSLNDKELLIPSMLPKEKPGMQLHQLHKMIRKTTQEKSSSRTNASATYPEDDGGVTTVRRNYQMAYIPSGFWSRLITRLIVSVQRWRAIEHIKEESYSLVYWREGIGVVYEGGHFQVESYQELIPINQKTIFQEISGIAVTVWSEHCDFAAVGFIVDQIDALITEWYPGLEETDMYGIPLVRRLIPCPVCSDLILSHRPSMKRSVSMEFPATFHPMHPPRPFNFTLSTCAAVALDYSTMNCPYHPDKVVSFRYLIPDLLMADLPRHFLLDESQFKFEVQESQRIGGGGSGEVYFGMYRNEAVAVKTFHSTKIARFNFDSGFGEAKSKTLGRLGMRRKHYSEGSSIRRSDAHSAAFEDDMEEELEKTKVVKAFWDLRQEVAVLCRLRHPCVVCLLGVSLHPLCFVLELAPLGSLASVIDELSAKREERANQYSNFSGNRASILGRQVSYKIAFQVASAIWYLHDCDIIYRDLKPDNVLVWSLDENSLLNVKISDYGISCFATPQGVAGEEGTPGYQAPEIRTGVGYDEKVDIFSFAIFVYELLSGCRPFREYRNVMDIKKAIRRGVRPTLDSSEIDTQLPRLEGLMRSCWNQLPEKRPCAEEIVRKMEEPAFLCQCRLVPESNEGLLEKVTTINVLATTGNPTMSMSSEGSGKLPEDSSNFVLLWSREREKRGYSMVNADTGVFYAHEQECQGHRVLCMTRVENRTWLGTEGCTVEVFGRRSWRAPSTLWSYITKAPVLALLTEYLNVDSTSEVVYSDKSLGGTKAKTVYASLANGTLVVFASRNASEQTYSHSDVTLLAEEEDECVTTGEISKWSNIQVVNLAQSGMPAKSMILVRSNKELWVGCGNKIVIVDTNTLIILDEIAVYQTRRTHVRIMVTDGLRVWSADRRSSKILQWDVSNRQLTHMFECDVDSPVGNVLCVEIQEQRRFASKESSMERMRRRRESDPLENLDQPSYSEAMFKEAMTNLRAEDNRKSDWPSVEGSHVTDEHAEKVLKSSESCVSDPLILGDSEAKVVDDEKRPQNNSRSRFQSFSSETFSAASIDSGVSSSVGAYTASSANISRSSDSSQVENAQDDRAVTAEMPEIVIETEVNVSANNTQELSKNLMKEMTSNEETPIEDSPARLTREIKECNIDEVAAESKSSDGVLMTEANTEQTSTENSSVTTIDNRSSSHEADKDLNQKEADFELVDRDESRQAFIEGRKKTAQPENATTQQCLSMQTLQVRFNSSYRVPSLMGSQRRKSQRRKMNENESSTDTNKPWARRPRLKILAGSINRVTSLLIVNGALWVGRGVGDVLTVNVNSTGNDVSHGHVFAQLVADNLLGYENGQVDELVNSGSNKVVCLRRLEPTRGSLNNEERCTERYQLVVWEAWGDSEFKRFRDRLDEFNHLLD
- the LOC136888257 gene encoding leucine-rich repeat serine/threonine-protein kinase 1-like isoform X2, with amino-acid sequence MSKGIAKQLSEACSTGDLDSLLQVIYYNRDIAQELLCEEQSDEEDSPPHNTRSFLFMACENGHLEVVRQIVEFGADVNYASYNELTPLCAACMNKHTSVAKYLISKGALVHDPALGPSSPIVLACSSGSHEIIELLLSEQPLLLQTHGQLLLYEASKRGHVQAVKLLIKKGVDVNPCPFSGCRTDAQGRILGTPLEGACVGQQTNVVNYLIENGAEVTVYIVDKYWEVIGESLMRYTKETQSKRKVHFSYEADPSVTMFSAAWNKKNLFALHKAWFVNLSARLVRVDLSGNYLEELPEELLNTLPFLEVLDVSNNKLQYLPEVTSTFTRLQKLCALDNEIVFIPSSLLQIPSLRKLHLASNKITSLCGDPNEIDDVTSTSDSESWSCTALNVLNLSHNKLKRLPRGIQGCASLTKLYLDHNSLKEFPMPWKSPLQILDLSHNSFTHFSCNVELVWASSLKRLNLSNNKLTSISWSVCQLSCLQDLDVSHNALKCLPKPEFWTSSTMHKLNLSYNKLTAKRLVDPQGESPKRFSFFKPSGQEEAQDVKTDCEFPISLFSPTLETLLLNDNNLLMVPLSLCGLMSLVELDLSNNPEMKTLPSELGNLRECWQLRLNKLNLQLLPKHVRPGENGVRSRDTMAYLRATLRKSVPYYCMKLMIVGLQGRGKTTLLAALRGHKLPLNLSTVGIVIDEWQAQASSSSRFTLPRFLNQNESPIITFSTWDLAGQNVYYAAHQMFLSPNTLYLAVWNVAHGEEGVETLRKWLLNIQARAPFSDVLIVGTHLDLLPKSNRQSRVDALKLSIAQKYLDNQGFPKIVGNIMVSPVTGENIPELKELIYSKALKVKDNGETVIGRRVPKSYIDLQQAIIQEAVRRRSTDEPPILLEDEILQLAKSSPQNDILDTEELKLATRFLHENGIVLHYNDQLRGLNHLYFIDPCWVCDLIATLITVRERNPFIIDGVMKTKDFELVLRDPKFPNEFIPQYLQLMERFEIALSLNDKELLIPSMLPKEKPGMQLHQLHKMIRKTTQEKSSSRTNASATYPEDDGGVTTVRRNYQMAYIPSGFWSRLITRLIVSVQRWRAIEHIKEESYSLVYWREGIGVVYEGGHFQVESYQELIPINQKTIFQEISGIAVTVWSEHCDFAAVGFIVDQIDALITEWYPGLEETDMYGIPLVRRLIPCPVCSDLILSHRPSMKRSVSMEFPATFHPMHPPRPFNFTLSTCAAVALDYSTMNCPYHPDKVVSFRYLIPDLLMADLPRHFLLDESQFKFEVQESQRIGGGGSGEVYFGMYRNEAVAVKTFHSTKIARFNFDSGFGEAKSKTLGRLGMRRKHYSEGSSIRRSDAHSAAFEDDMEEELEKTKVVKAFWDLRQEVAVLCRLRHPCVVCLLGVSLHPLCFVLELAPLGSLASVIDELSAKREERANQYSNFSGNRASILGRQVSYKIAFQVASAIWYLHDCDIIYRDLKPDNVLVWSLDENSLLNVKISDYGISCFATPQGVAGEEGTPGYQAPEIRTGVGYDEKVDIFSFAIFVYELLSGCRPFREYRNVMDIKKAIRRGVRPTLDSSEIDTQLPRLEGLMRSCWNQLPEKRPCAEEIVRKMEEPAFLCQCRLVPESNEGLLEKVTTINVLATTGNPTMSMSSEGSGKLPEDSSNFVLLWSREREKRGYSMVNADTGVFYAHEQECQGHRVLCMTRVENRTWLGTEGCTVEVFGRRSWRAPSTLWSYITKAPVLALLTEYLNVDSTSEVVYSDKSLGGTKAKTVYASLANGTLVVFASRNASEQTYSHSDVTLLAEEEDECVTTGEISKWSNIQVVNLAQSGMPAKSMILVRSNKELWVGCGNKIVIVDTNTLIILDEIAVYQTRRTHVRIMVTDGLRVWSADRRSSKILQWDVSNRQLTHMFECDVDSPVGNVLCVEIQEQRRFASKESSMERMRRRRESDPLENLDQPSYSEAMFKEAMTNLRAEDNRKSDWPSVEGSHVTDEHAEKVLKSSESCVSDPLILGDSEAKVVDDEKRPQNNSRSRFQSFSSETFSAASIDSGVSSSVGAYTASSANISRSSDSSQVENAQDDRAVTAEMPEIVIETEVNVSANNTQELSKNLMKEMTSNEETPIEDSPARLTREIKECNIDEVAAESKSSDGVLMTEANTEQTSTENSSVTTIDNRSSSHEADKDLNQKEADFELVDRDESRQAFIEGRKKTAQPENATTQQCLSMQTLQVRFNSSYRVPSLMGSQRRKSQRRKMNENESSTDTNKPWARRPRLKILAGSINRVTSLLIVNGALWVGRGVGDVLTVNVNSTGNDVSHGHVFAQLVADNLLGYENGQVDELVNSGSNKVVCLRRLEPTRGSLNNEERCTERYQLVVWEAWGDSEFKRFRDRLDEFNHLLD